The segment GAGCGGAAGTGAGCAGGGGCGGCAGGCGCGCTCGGCGCGTGACAGCATCGCGCCCCGCCGACGCGTCGCTGTGGGGCGACGCGCCAGACGGGGCGCGGTGACGGCGCCTGTGCCGGTCAGGCCTTGCGTGACCTCACCAGCAGCGTGCCGCCGACGATGAGTCCGCCGGCAAGGACGGCGATGCTCAGCGTTGTTCCGATCGCCATACCGGTGGCGGCGAGCGGCGGGGTGTCAGATCCGGCGGGCACCGGCGTGGGCGAGGCGGACGCGCTCGGCGTCGGCTCGGGGGTCACGGTCGGAGTGGTCGTCGGAGTCGGCGTCGGCTCGGGCGTGACGGTCGGAGTCGGCGTCGGCTCGGGCGTCACCGGCGGGGTGGGAGTCGGCGTCGGGGTGGGGGTCGGCGGCACGTCGCAGCCGATGACCGTGACCCGCGGGTCGGGGTAGGTGACCATGCCCGAGGTCCAGTCGATCTCTCCCGGGTTGCTGGCGTCGCTCGCCCAGGCCTGTGCCGAGGTGCGCTCGAGGTCTTCGCAGGGGTGCCCCTGCACGATGGTCGTCCAGGTCTCGGTCTCACCCGGTTCGACGTACTCGACGTCGGACTTGTAGGTGCGACCGTCGGGCCCGTACAGCTCCGCGAAGCCGTAGATCGGCACCGCTGAGGTGTTGGTTCCGGTGACCGTCGCACGGATGGTGGTCTCGCCGGTCCATTCCAGGACCGCACTCACCTCTGCCGTGATCCCGTCGCCGGCGGCGGCCACAGCGGTACCGGCGATGGCGCCGGTTGCGAGTGTGCCCACGATGGCGGTGCCGATAAGTGCGCGCGTTGAACGCTTCATTCTGTTGTATCCCCCGATAGTCCGGGGGGCATCTGCCCGCGGCGCACTCGAAAGGCGTCGCGGCAGCGTCGCCCCAAGTTCATTCGACGATAGCGGCAAACGCTCGCCCACTGAAAATCCGCTATGTAAATTCTTTGTTCACATTCGGGCCGACGCGCGTCAGCAGAACGTGTGTTCACCGGCACGCGGTGAGCGCCGCCTTGACGAAGCCGCCGGTCTGATAGGCGAACTGGTACAGCCAGCCGCCGAGGGTGATCCTGTCGGGCGCGGCGACGACGGTGGCGTCGTTGACCCCGCATTCGGTCGCGATGAAGCGGGTGCGCGAGACGTGCGGGGTAAACGTGACGATGACGGCAGTTGCGTCGGCGCCGTACTCCTCACGGAGCAGCATCATCTCGCCTTCGGTGGTGAAGGGCTCGGGATGTTCGCACTGCACGCCGTCCCTTCGGCAGACGCTGAGCTCATCGGCCGACTGCGCTCCCTCGACGGGGACGGAGATGAGGATGTCGTCGGCGACGCCCTCGTCGCGCAACTGCTCGGCGAGCGCGATGCGCTCCCTGGTGGGGGGACCGATGACGTAGATGACATCGGCGCTCTCGGGCGGGGCGGATTCAGGCGGGTAGACGTAGAGAGCGATAGCGGCGGCGATGCCGACGCTTCCTGCGATCAGCGTTGCGCCGGCAGCGGCGAGCACGCGGCGGGCGAGCCAGCGTGGTCGCTGTCCCATCGTCTGCGTTGTCTGCACTGTTGGAGGGTACGTGGGTGACGTGTCCGCGGGGTTACGCCGGGAAACCGGACCGAGGGCTCAGTAGCTGGAACTTGCGCCGGCCGTGTGTCGCAGCCACCGATCGTTTCGCCCGCGTAACCACGCCGACACACGCCCCCTGTTAGTGTTCCAGTCGGGGACGGATTCGCCTGGGGCGGAAAGGCATGACGTGACGTCGACGGTGGGAATCGACGCGACATCGGAGTCGTTGCAGGGCGAAAGAGCGGATGGCGGTGCGCGCCGCCCTCCGCTGGCCGCTGCCGGTATCGCGGCGGGCCCGACAGAGGTGACAACTCGCGGGCCGCAGCACTGGCGCCGGCTCTATGCCCGCCGCTTGTGGATCAGCGACCTGCTCGTTTTGAGCTGGACGGTTTTCGGCACCCAGCTGCTGTGGTTCGGGGTTGACAGTGCGGCGGTTGACACGAGTCGATCTCTGCAATCGGTGGAACTCTCCTACTGGATGTTCTCCGGCATACTCGTCGCACTATGGATGTGGGTGCTTTCCCTCATTGATTCGAGGGACCACCGAATTATCGGCAACGGCAACGTTGAGTACGTCCGTGTCGCCGATGCAAGCCTTCGATTGTTCGGCGGTATCGCGATCGTCGCCTTCTTGCTCCAAATCTCGATCGCTCGCGGATACTTGCTGATGGCGTTGCCGCTTGGAATTGCCATGCTGGTACTCGAGCGCTGGCTCTGGCGCCAGTGGCTGATCGCCCAACGATTCAAGGGCGAATACTCCGCGCGGGTTCTTCTTGTCGGTTCGGAGCAGTCAGTCACGCAGATCGCGCGCGAGCTGCTACGTTCCCCAAACGCGGGTTATCAGGTGGTCGGTGCCTGCGTCCCATCGGGCAGGATCGCGGGAACGATCGCTGGGACGGACATCCCGGTCATGGGAAGCGTGGACGCCGTCGAGCGGGCTGTCGCCATCACCGGTGCAGACACGGTCGCCGTGACCGGCACCGACGAACTTCCGCCCGACAAGGTCAAGCAGATTTCCTGGAGCCTCGAGGCTGGGCGTCAGCACCTCGTTCTCGCCCCGAGCATCGTCGACATCGCAGGCCCTCGCCTGCACACTCGACCCGTTGCGGGGCTTCCACTGATCCACGTCGAGACGCCGAAGTTCAGCAAGGGACAGCGCTTCATCAAGCGCAGCGTCGATCTTACCGCGTCGTTGTCCGGGATCATCCTGATCAGCCCACTACTCATTGCCCTGGCGCTGACCGTCAGGCTCACAAGCGAAGGACCGGTGTTCTTCCGCCAAACCCGCGTCGGGCTGAAGGGCCGCGAGTTCTCCATGATCAAATTTCGCTCGATGGTCGTCGACGCCGAGGAACGTCTCGCCGAGCTGGAGAATGCCCATCGCGACGCGGGCAACGAAGTGCTCTTCAAAATGAAGAACGACCCGCGTGTGACGCCTATCGGGCGGGTGATGCGCAAGTTCAGTCTCGACGAGCTACCACAGCTGCTCAACGTGCTGGGCGGGTCGATGTCGTTGGTTGGGCCGCGGCCGCCGCTGCCGAAGGAAGTCGCGCAGTACGCCGACCATGTGCACCGGCGCTTCCTCGTGAAGCCGGGCATCACGGGTCTTTGGCAAGTGAGTGGTCGCTCTTCTCTGTCGTGGGAAGAATCGGTGCGCCTCGACCTGTCGTACGTCGAGAACTGGTCATTGCTGAGCGACGTCGCGATCCTTTCGAAGACCGCCAAAGCCGCGTTAGCGCCGGGGGAGACTGCGCATTGACGACCTACTGACGACCAACCTATGGAGCGCGTGTTCAGCACGACTGGGTTCCCCTCTCGTCGAGACGGTCGATACCGGCGTGCCTGTAGGTTCGTCACTCCGACTAGCCGCGCAGCGACAGGATGCGCCTTGGTGGCCACAGAGGTCGCTAAGTCCCTCCCGATATTCGCAGCACGCGGGGTACATACTTCCGGTAATCTCGCCAAGCGGCAGCGAGCTACCCTGCGAGAGCAGACCCATGATCGCGAACCCGTGCTCGGGACCCGCTCACGCTGATCCTCAAGAGCAAACCCGCGTCGCAACCAATGGAGCCTAAAGATCTATCACATGACGTTCGTTCAATCGGGCCCGGCGACACTGTCCTCAGGCAGCGACGGCCAATTGGAGCCGGATAATTGCTGAATGGCATCCGTCAGGGACAGATGAGGCGGATCCGGCTGCGGTCGGCAGGAGCTTCGCATGTGATACGGGTGGCGTGTAGGGGCTCTACTACATATGTAGATTGTGAGATCGAGATGGCGAACTCCCAGGGGCGCACAAGGATGAGTTGGAAAGCGCGCCGCGCTTTCTATCTCCTCTACATCACGTTTCTTCTAGGCGCACCGTCGGTGATGCTGCTTCCGAACGCGAGTCTCGGCAGCGGAGCTTCTAGTAGCAACCAGGTCTTTTCGATTGCGTGGGCAAGTGTTCACCTTGTCTCGGTCGTCATCATCCTGAGCGGCAAGTGGCGCTTCAGCGACCTGATCACGGCGCCGATCTTGTTCGGTCTACTCACCATAGTTTCAAGCACATGGTCATCTGACCCTTTGGCATCGTTGCTATACGGTGGGATGCTGACAGGGAACATCTTGGTTGCAAGGCAATTTGCCCTCGAAACATCCCCGCGAGATATAGTGCGATTGGTAACTTTCATCATCATCGCTTTGTGTGGGCTGGGCATCCTCCTTTACTACTTAGGTCTGGATCAAACCATTTGGTATGACACCCGGAGCCGAGTGAACTTCTTCGGCGGCGAGTTCCTCCGAGGTCTCTTCCCGCATCGGATAACGGGTGCGATATACGCTGTGATCGGCGCCGTCGGAGCAATGGCAGTTATGACGGGAGCCCGCCGGATTGTATCGCTAGTCATTGCGTCTTGGTTCCTTCTGCTTTCCGCGGCTGCTACCGGCTATGTCTTGATAGTGGTTGGGTTCCTTGCCTACGCAGTTGCGAGGCGTTCGGTGCGGAAGAAGACTTCCTACCAGACGTTTTTTGTTACGCGTGGCATACTCGGCGTGGCTGGCGCCGTAGCCGTGCTAAGTCTGTGGGAAACAGTGCTGGGAGCGCTAGGCCGTGACGGCACGCTCACCGCGCGAACGCTCCTATGGGAGTGGGGGCTTGAGGCGTGGCGAGTGAAGCCGCTCTTTGGTTGGGGATACAACGCCTACTTCGAATCGGACCACGCCGCTTACGCGCATGCGCTCAGCGAGGGTCTTCGCTACTACGATGTACCCCACTTTCACCAATCCTTCATACAGACGGCGGTGGATTTGGGATTGGCTGGCGTTTTGTTGGTCGTCATTGTTCTGACAAAGGCACTCATAGATTCGTACCGAGTGGGTGTGATAGACGCTGGGGCGGGCTCTGCATTCTTCTCGTATACCGTGGTATTGATTGTTGCCGCGTTCTCAGGCTACGTTTTCGCCGAGTACAACTATTTCTGCACTTTTGTACTTTTTGTCATCTTTTACGCGGGTCAACGGGCGGCGCGCAGCCCTGACCCCAAAATTGGGGGGCAAATGCGCGGACCGAGATCTCACCTTGTCACCCGCCCACGACTATGAATGCGATCTATAACATGGAACCTTTGCTGGCGATTGTTTCTCCGATGCACAATGAGGCCCACAATATAACGGGGCTGGTGGCGTCTCTCAATCAGCAGACGTTTAGGAACTTCCATTGGTTCGTAGTGGACGATGGAAGCGACGACGGCACGGCCGAACACCTGAATCAGGCGGCATCGTCAATAGCTCCCCAGATAATCCGGAAAAAGAACGACGGCGGCCTCATAGGCGGTTCAGCTTTCTCTTCTTGGCGGAGGGGCGTCGATCGCGCACTGGAGTCGGAGGCTCAGTTCACTCATTTCATGAAGTTGGACGCCGACGTGCGCCTTGAGCCCGAATACCTCTCGCGAGTTCTCCAGCTTTTTTCAGACACGCGCGTCGGTCTGGCGAGCGGCGTGATCACCACGAGAGGCATGGCCGAGCAAGCGGTGCACACCCCGGGTCCCGTGAAGATGTACTCGCGGGAGGCGCTGGATGTAGTGCTGACTTTGCCGCAGGCCATCGGATTCGACATCATGGACGAAGTGTTGCTCGAGTCGCGGGGATTTGAGACGGTAGTCGATAAATCTGTCGGGTTTGATCTGTCCCGTGCTATCGGCGCGAGCGAGGGCTTGGTCCACGGCAGAGTCCGCAACGGGCGCGGTTGCCGATGGACCGGGTACAGTCTCCCCTACTTCCTGGTTCGTTGCGCGCGCTACTTCTTGCGCAGGCCGTTCATCGTCGGGCCGTTCGCCATGCTGTGGGGCTACCTGACCGCAGGACCTGGACCTTATAGCAAAGACTTGCGTCGACGACACGCGCGCTTACAGAGAACGAAGCTTCGCAGGGCACTCGCGCACCCGATGCGCTTCTACCGCGAGGTGTACGCGAGGTGATGATCTCTGTGTCGAAACGCCGGAGCAAAGCATCTAGGTGGATGCGGAGTCGGCAGGTGGCCGTCATCGTCAATCCTGCGGGCCAACGAGACAACATCGGGGATTCTGTTCTTCGTCGCGCCTATCTAGACGCGTTGCGTAGCCGTGGCGAATTGCACGTGCTAGTGGGGAAAGACCGTGACTTCAGTTCGGGATTGGGTCTCCAAGCACACGACGTGACATACGCTTCCCGGCTCTCGTGGTTGCGTTCCTTCTGTGGTCTCGTGCTTCGCCGCCGGGTCGTTTTTGGTGTCAACTCCGGCGAGTTCGTGGGGCATCGTCAAGACAAGTTGCGCTCGACGTGGCAGATTTGGCTTGCTAGGGCAGTAACGCTCACCGGCGGTAGCGTGGTCGTGGCGGGCGTAAGTATCCGACCGGGGACTAGCGTAGGAGCTACATACCTGCCGCAGCTCGCCAAACACGCGAGTATCGTCTCCTGGCGCGACGGTGCGACTTTGTCCGAGGTAGGTCTCGGCTCAGTGCAGCCCGACTGGGCGTTCAGATTCGGCGGCAACACACAGGAAGCCGAGCGCGGCTACCTTGCTGTATCGCTGCGTGGTGATCGCCCCGCTGTGAGCGACGCCTGGATCGACTGCATCAAGGCCTTCGCTCGTAGCGAGGATCTGCTACTGCGGGTTGTCGTCCAGGTGAGACGAGATTCGGCTGCGGCAATCTCGCTATCACGGCGACTTGAGGCAGAGCTTCTTGACTGGCCTGCTGAGCGACCTCACGGTGAGCACGAGCGCGTTGTGAGGGAGTTTTATCGATCGTGCCGAGTGATCGTAAGCGATCGGATCCATGCTCTGATCATCGCCTTGACTGAAGGAGTTATCCCGGTCGGCGTGGTGACCCAGGACGTGGAGAAGGTCCGACGCACCTTTGAGCATGTAGCCCCTCTAGGTATGGTCGACGCGACCCGAGAAAATGTGACGGAGAAGGAACTACTCGAAGCGGTGCGAGTCTCATCTGCCATTCAGAGGCGCTTACCCGCAATTCGCGAAGAACTCGACAAAGTCCAGAGTCGCATCAGTGCGTGCTAATTCCCCGCCTCGAGGCAGACTCGAAACTTTGCATAACCCCCTATCGCAAGGATGACAAGTGCTTACCCTGTCTGACACATTTCCGTTGTATGAAGAATTCGGCCCCCGTGTGCCGGTGTATCAGATCTCTCCCGCCGGGGTATCCGCAATCCACAGATTTTACGATACATCCCCGATTAGTCCGTCTGGCGAACTCATTGCCTATACGGAGTTCGACTTTGAGGACCGGCTTCCTAAGCCTGGAGACGCGGCGTCTGTAGTGGCGATTGACCTGCGATCCGGGCGAGAAATCTTCCGGACACGCACTCTGGCTTGGGACACACAAGTTGGTGCACAGGCCCAGTGGGGGTTTGATGATAGTGAGTTGTTCTTCAACCGGATGGGTAGTGACCTTTGGACTCCCTACGGCGTCAAGGTAGATCCACGGACAGGCGAAGAGTTTGCGCTCGACGGGCCGGTATACGTGATCTCACCCGATGGCAAGACCGCGCTGTCGCCGAGTCTAGCGAAGATTTGGCACGTTCAACCAGGCTACGGAGTCACCGTTCCCGGCGACATGCGCCAGAAGAATGTTGGATTCGCGGCAGACGACGGGCTTTACGTGACAGACGTTTCCACTGGCGCCTCGCGACTGGCGCTCAGCTTCGACGATGTTTACTCGCGATTCTCGGCCGATTTCGCTAAGTCTAAGCTCTCACCCGCAAACGGGGCGATGTACGGCTTCCACGTCAAGTGGTCTCCAGATGGTACTCGAATCATGTTTATCCTTCGCTGGAAGGAAAATTCCGCCCGCAGAGGGCGCAGCCTGAACTGGATTATCACCATGGATGCGGACTTCTCCAACATGAAGATCGCTCTGGATCCGCGGACCTGGGCTGGCGGCCATCATCCAAATTGGTGTCCGGACAGCGAGCGCATCGTGATGAATCTTCTGGTAGCTAACCGCACCCCGACGTTTCCAAGGACTGCCAGGCTGATTGACCGCATCGCGCGCCGGCTAAGGCTCCGCTCGTACCGCCCAGCCTATGCCCTCCGCTTCGTTACCTTCGGAGGGGACGGGTCCGACCTGCATCCCGTATCCACAAGACACTTGGGTTCAGGCCACCCCACGTGGCATCCCAACGGATTGATTCTCACTGATGCCTACCCCTGGGAGCCGGTTGCGAATGGCGACGGTACCTCTCCGCTGAGGATGCTTCGCGTCGACCGCGATACGGTCGATGAGGTCGTTCGAGTGCGGACCAAACCGGATTACTGGGGCCCACTGCGCGAGTGGCGCATCGATCCTCACCCGGCGTGGAACTATCAATTCGATACCGTCACCTTCAACGCCTATTCAGGCGGGAAGAGGTCAGTATTCGTGGCCAAGATGGATGACGTGGTAGGGCATGGTGTTGCGTAGGTTCCGTCGATTTCTTGGAACGGGGCCCGCGCGCAATTTGATTTTGGGCCAACTTATCGGCCAGTTGGCGATGCTCGCTTCACTTCCTTTTCTTACCCGCTTGCTCGCGCCGGAAGAAATGGGTGTATACCAATTCGCTCTCTCGTTGGCGATAGTTCTTCAACCTTTGGCTACATTACGTCGTGAACTGGTCATTCCTTTCGGCGATTCGCGCGAAGCACGGCAAGAAAGGCGGACTGGTCTCGTTGCCTCAGCTCTCCTAGTCTGCTTGATCCTGCTGTTCGGAAGCGTCACATGGGCGATCGGCGCCGATACCATATCGATCGGAGCGGTATCGACAGCTATGCTGTTGGCTTCGTTATCCCTCACCTATATCGAAAACGCATACCTGATCCGACTGAATGCGCAGAGACGCTTAGCGGCCCGAAATCTGGTCGGAGGCGTGGGATGTGCCCTGCTCCAAGTAGTGGCAGCTTTTTACTTTGGCGGTGCCCTGGCGGTAGCGTTTGCATACCTGATAGGTAGAGTAATCGCGACAGCGGTGACCATCACGCGTGCTCCGACTATCGACGAAGTCGCAGCGACGGGAAAGGCGCCTCGACGGCATCGATTTAGTGCAATCCTTTCGGGGATGATTGCGGCCGCGTCTAGTCAGGTTATCGTCATGGGATCGACGCTCGCTCTTGGGGCAGCGGGCGGAGCACAGGTTGCCGTCGCGCAGCGAGTGGCGGCCACACCAGTTAGTCTCATCTCGCAAGGGTTAATGCAGGTCACGCTTGGTGCGGTGGCGCCCCTCATACGTGAAGGGAATCCTGGCGTCACGAAGAAGCTTCGCGAGCAAACGTTGCGACTAACGGCCTTCTCGATCCTAGTTGTAGCTTCCCTCGCCGTCGGAGGCCCGCTGCTGGCCGGGCCGGTGCTCGGCCCGGAGTGGGTCGACGCGGGTGTGCTGATCGCCGTATTCGCACTTCCGCTCGGGCTTATGCTCGTCGCACTTCCCGGAACGACTCTCCTTGTTCCCCTTGGCAAAGAGAGGCTTCTCATGATGCTACAGTCGGCTCGGTTGGTAGCGATCGTGGTGACTTTCTTGATCGCGGGGTCGTTGACGAACAGTATCCTGGTGACTTCCATCTTCGCGTCTATCACCTGGGTTTTGGCCTATATCCCGCTTATGATCGCCGCGTTTGCAGCTTCTGCAGAGCACGACCGCGACCAGGGCGGACCACAACGCGCGGGCTAACCTCGCCGAGTGGGTGCGTCCGAATGGCCTCCTTCACGTCGCATGCCCATGATTCTGATTCCTCAGAAGTTGGCTCCCGCAGGCCGCGTCGAGCGACGCCGACCGAGGTCCCCAGCGTTCACCTGATGCGGGGATGAGCGAGGGGCGTTGCACTGCAAGGCAATTCAGCCGGATCGCCGCAGAGGCAGCCGTTTTCTCGGCCGATCGAGGGAGTCGGTTACCAATGTAACGTCGGCGTACAGATTCTGGGAACCCGCGGTTCTGCACCTTTGCGTTCCGCCCGTACGGGGTCGAGTGGGACAAGTAGGTTGCGATACCCCGGATGAATGGCTTCCATACGGATGACGAAAACAGCCGAGGTTAACGCAGCTGTTACACCGGCAGATCGACGTTGTCTGTGACCCGTGAATTCCAATGATCCTAGTCTTTGGCGTCCTGATGGGCGCGTTGCACCTGCAGCAACGAGAGGAGGGTAGATGCGTAGGCGGTGTTGACGTTGCTCCATGAATAGTGCTCGGCCGCGCGCCGGATATTGTGTTCGGCGTGACGGTCCATACCCCCTTGGTCTTGGAGCACGGACGCAACAGTTTCGGCTATGGCGTGGGGATCCGCCTCTACAAACCAGCCGTTGGCTAGCACCTCACGGTTGTAAGCCGTATCTCGAGCAACGATAGGCGCGCCCGCCGCCATCGCCTGCACGAGCGCTGGATTGGTGCCGCCAACGCTGTGACCGTGGAAATACACTCCGGCGTGTTGCCACAAGCTCAGTAACCTTGCGTCGTCACTGACATGTCCTAGCCAGTGAATGCGGGGGTTTAACTCAGCCAACTTCGACGCCCGCTCATCAAGCTCTCCGCCGTACCCCGAGGAGCCTACGATGACAACGTCAGTGTGCTTCGCGATCATGAGGGCGGCATCGAAGAACTGAGGGACTGTGTTCTCTGGAACAAATCGCGCAACCATCAGCACGTACTCACGGTGCTTCAAGCCTGGCTCAATCGGCAGGTCTGCCTCAACGGTGTCACCGCCATAGGGAATGAAATGGCCACGCCGCCGAAAATCTTCCTCCCATCTGCGGGCGATCTCCTTCGCATCGAATACCAAGCTCGTCCCGTGTCGGGCTGTCCAGGTAGCGCCAGTCCGAAACACCCATTTTGCGACGGGTCCCCACTTTGCGCGGTCCCATTCGATGCCGTCGACGTTGATGAGGGTGGGCACTCCGGCGTGCTTGAGAATTGGCAACCAGAACCCATTCGCGCAATTCATCACCAGCGCGACATCGGGCTTGTGACGCGCAGCGTGGATCGCGGACGTTAATCCAAAGCTCAGCGTGCTGAGCGACTTTGTCTCAAATCCGAATGTTTCGACAAGTCGAATGCGAGGATCGCGAGTGTGATCCTCAAGACGGGACGCATTCGGCCGCCCATATACGGTCACGTCCCAACCGTCGTTCGCCAAGTAAGGCGCGAGCTTCCGCACCGCGGTCTCGAAACCGCCATAATAACTCGGGTACCCACGCGTTCCGATGATCGCAACTGACGGCATGAGTATTCTCCTCTTGTCGTACTTCGGGCCAGTGAGCAGCCGGGGGATGAGCGCGAAGACTTGTTGGTCTTGCGTTGATGACTAGACAACAGCAAGAAGGGCATGTCTCTGACATATGACTCGCGGTGTGGCCGCTCTGGGCTTGCCCGCGCATTAGTTGGCGGAACACGCGTGACATCCAGCTTCGACAAGAACATGCATCGAATGTGATCCCAATGTTCCGAGACCTCGCTCGGTAAGAACGAGCCAGCCGGAGAAGAGATGCTGAGGTCGCAGTCGTATCCTGACAAGTGGCGGAACTAGGGACACCGTCGGGTCCAGGCCCGGTGTTGCTCACTGCCCGTGAGCGGCTGTTCGTCCCCGCGCGGAGTAGCAACGAAAGACGGTGCAGGTCTATATCTCTCGAGAGAGGGTCATCCACCTCTAGTGCGGGCACCGTAACAGATCGAAACCGGTCTTGACAGCCTTCCGATGACGCGAGGTCCCGGCGAGTATTTTGGGGGCTTACGTTTCGGTCGAATCGATCGACGATCGGTGGCTTGGCGATCACGAGGGAGCCAAAATCTGTTCGGCCGACCACAGGACCGGAACGCCGTCTGTGATCTCCAACGCAGCCGGCAGCGCAGGATCTGCGGTGGATATACAGCCGACCAGCACGGGCGCATCCGGCGATTCGGCTGGGAAGCGGCTGACTGTCGTGCCTTGGCACGCTGCGCTGGTATGTGCGACGAGCAGGTCTCGGCCGTCGAACGCAACAGCGATTGCTCCCTGCGCTGCGAGTCCTCGCCAGCCATCACCATTGCTGACTGAGGGTGACCCGTCGCACAGCAAAGCAACAAGATCGCCAGAGCTTCGCAGGCCGAAAGCGGACCCGCAGGGCGCGGGAATCGAGTTCGCTCCCAGGTCGACGGTCGCTGAGTCGGCGGAGTCGATATATCGGGAATTCGCGAGGACATCGGGATAGGACTCCCAGAAGCGGCCCTGCGTGTAGGTGCGTAGTGCCTGCAACTCGCACCCCGGGCCGACCCTTACCACCATCTCGGCCTCCGTCGGGGTGAACGGGTTTAAAGACAGCAGTTCGCCGATCTCAAGGTACCGGGGGGTCACGTCCAACCACGTCTGTCCGCCATCGACGGATCGTTCTACGAGGGGTTCGATAACACCGCAACGCCCTGCCGTTCCACGCCA is part of the Microbacterium sp. ET2 genome and harbors:
- a CDS encoding YdcF family protein; the encoded protein is MQTTQTMGQRPRWLARRVLAAAGATLIAGSVGIAAAIALYVYPPESAPPESADVIYVIGPPTRERIALAEQLRDEGVADDILISVPVEGAQSADELSVCRRDGVQCEHPEPFTTEGEMMLLREEYGADATAVIVTFTPHVSRTRFIATECGVNDATVVAAPDRITLGGWLYQFAYQTGGFVKAALTACR
- a CDS encoding sugar transferase, encoding MTSTVGIDATSESLQGERADGGARRPPLAAAGIAAGPTEVTTRGPQHWRRLYARRLWISDLLVLSWTVFGTQLLWFGVDSAAVDTSRSLQSVELSYWMFSGILVALWMWVLSLIDSRDHRIIGNGNVEYVRVADASLRLFGGIAIVAFLLQISIARGYLLMALPLGIAMLVLERWLWRQWLIAQRFKGEYSARVLLVGSEQSVTQIARELLRSPNAGYQVVGACVPSGRIAGTIAGTDIPVMGSVDAVERAVAITGADTVAVTGTDELPPDKVKQISWSLEAGRQHLVLAPSIVDIAGPRLHTRPVAGLPLIHVETPKFSKGQRFIKRSVDLTASLSGIILISPLLIALALTVRLTSEGPVFFRQTRVGLKGREFSMIKFRSMVVDAEERLAELENAHRDAGNEVLFKMKNDPRVTPIGRVMRKFSLDELPQLLNVLGGSMSLVGPRPPLPKEVAQYADHVHRRFLVKPGITGLWQVSGRSSLSWEESVRLDLSYVENWSLLSDVAILSKTAKAALAPGETAH
- a CDS encoding O-antigen ligase family protein; translated protein: MSWKARRAFYLLYITFLLGAPSVMLLPNASLGSGASSSNQVFSIAWASVHLVSVVIILSGKWRFSDLITAPILFGLLTIVSSTWSSDPLASLLYGGMLTGNILVARQFALETSPRDIVRLVTFIIIALCGLGILLYYLGLDQTIWYDTRSRVNFFGGEFLRGLFPHRITGAIYAVIGAVGAMAVMTGARRIVSLVIASWFLLLSAAATGYVLIVVGFLAYAVARRSVRKKTSYQTFFVTRGILGVAGAVAVLSLWETVLGALGRDGTLTARTLLWEWGLEAWRVKPLFGWGYNAYFESDHAAYAHALSEGLRYYDVPHFHQSFIQTAVDLGLAGVLLVVIVLTKALIDSYRVGVIDAGAGSAFFSYTVVLIVAAFSGYVFAEYNYFCTFVLFVIFYAGQRAARSPDPKIGGQMRGPRSHLVTRPRL
- a CDS encoding glycosyltransferase, whose translation is MEPLLAIVSPMHNEAHNITGLVASLNQQTFRNFHWFVVDDGSDDGTAEHLNQAASSIAPQIIRKKNDGGLIGGSAFSSWRRGVDRALESEAQFTHFMKLDADVRLEPEYLSRVLQLFSDTRVGLASGVITTRGMAEQAVHTPGPVKMYSREALDVVLTLPQAIGFDIMDEVLLESRGFETVVDKSVGFDLSRAIGASEGLVHGRVRNGRGCRWTGYSLPYFLVRCARYFLRRPFIVGPFAMLWGYLTAGPGPYSKDLRRRHARLQRTKLRRALAHPMRFYREVYAR
- a CDS encoding lipopolysaccharide biosynthesis protein translates to MVLRRFRRFLGTGPARNLILGQLIGQLAMLASLPFLTRLLAPEEMGVYQFALSLAIVLQPLATLRRELVIPFGDSREARQERRTGLVASALLVCLILLFGSVTWAIGADTISIGAVSTAMLLASLSLTYIENAYLIRLNAQRRLAARNLVGGVGCALLQVVAAFYFGGALAVAFAYLIGRVIATAVTITRAPTIDEVAATGKAPRRHRFSAILSGMIAAASSQVIVMGSTLALGAAGGAQVAVAQRVAATPVSLISQGLMQVTLGAVAPLIREGNPGVTKKLREQTLRLTAFSILVVASLAVGGPLLAGPVLGPEWVDAGVLIAVFALPLGLMLVALPGTTLLVPLGKERLLMMLQSARLVAIVVTFLIAGSLTNSILVTSIFASITWVLAYIPLMIAAFAASAEHDRDQGGPQRAG
- a CDS encoding glycosyltransferase; protein product: MPSVAIIGTRGYPSYYGGFETAVRKLAPYLANDGWDVTVYGRPNASRLEDHTRDPRIRLVETFGFETKSLSTLSFGLTSAIHAARHKPDVALVMNCANGFWLPILKHAGVPTLINVDGIEWDRAKWGPVAKWVFRTGATWTARHGTSLVFDAKEIARRWEEDFRRRGHFIPYGGDTVEADLPIEPGLKHREYVLMVARFVPENTVPQFFDAALMIAKHTDVVIVGSSGYGGELDERASKLAELNPRIHWLGHVSDDARLLSLWQHAGVYFHGHSVGGTNPALVQAMAAGAPIVARDTAYNREVLANGWFVEADPHAIAETVASVLQDQGGMDRHAEHNIRRAAEHYSWSNVNTAYASTLLSLLQVQRAHQDAKD